The bacterium genome has a window encoding:
- a CDS encoding MBL fold metallo-hydrolase — translation MSTPSTVGGFATVAAPLTTMTTATIPTAAIPVTGSLVVRFLDVSQGDAILLQSASGKTMLVDAGPTSAGSSVVSTLRDLGITSLDVVVATHPHEDHIGGMAAVLAAFPVKEFIDIGYPHTTSTCQLPPVKSGGL, via the coding sequence GTGTCCACCCCATCTACCGTCGGGGGCTTCGCCACGGTCGCGGCCCCACTCACGACAATGACGACCGCCACCATTCCAACGGCCGCGATACCTGTCACAGGGTCGCTCGTCGTCCGGTTCCTCGACGTCAGCCAAGGTGACGCGATCCTCCTGCAATCCGCATCCGGGAAGACCATGCTCGTCGACGCTGGCCCGACATCGGCAGGATCTTCCGTGGTCTCCACGCTCCGAGACCTCGGCATCACGTCCCTCGACGTCGTGGTCGCGACGCATCCCCACGAGGATCATATCGGCGGCATGGCAGCCGTCCTAGCGGCCTTCCCCGTCAAGGAGTTCATCGATATCGGGTATCCGCACACGACGTCGACGTGTCAACTGCCACCCGTTAAATCGGGTGGCTTGTAA
- a CDS encoding transposase — MSVIRSVTVKLQLLPCGASALRDTMRAYTEAFTASARWGFANHTYNKVRNHAATYRDVRTSIPNLPSSLVQGARDCACDALKATKCTRLPERRPFAAIRYNQRVVRVSLLHGFASIATTSGRVRAEFTLPDCYRQYVEGTIKSSTLSYTNRHFYLHVQIELPTPNQTDIVRVLGIDRGMKNVAVCSDSSFFNARTTRAIRGRHQHLRADLQSKGTRSAKRKLKRLSGRERRFMTDINHCISKQIANSEYTIFALEDLSKIRVQKRRGTEFNRNLNGWSFYQLEQFLRYKSESLGKSVVLVDARYTSQKCSKCGHVYKGNRHGSQFICRNCGFELHADLNAARNIAHAGISGVGRLPVNQPNVACL; from the coding sequence ATGAGTGTGATACGCTCGGTTACGGTCAAACTCCAGCTGCTCCCTTGCGGAGCTTCGGCATTGCGTGACACAATGCGAGCGTACACTGAAGCGTTCACCGCGTCGGCACGGTGGGGGTTTGCGAACCACACTTATAACAAGGTGCGAAACCATGCTGCCACGTACCGCGATGTTCGGACTTCGATACCGAATCTCCCTTCGTCGCTGGTGCAGGGGGCTCGAGATTGCGCGTGTGATGCGCTGAAAGCCACCAAATGCACACGGCTTCCAGAACGCCGACCGTTCGCCGCCATCCGGTACAACCAGCGGGTCGTCCGGGTAAGTCTGTTGCACGGCTTCGCGTCGATTGCCACCACCAGCGGCAGAGTCCGTGCAGAGTTCACGCTGCCGGACTGTTACCGCCAGTACGTCGAGGGAACGATTAAAAGTTCGACACTCTCGTACACCAACCGGCATTTTTACCTCCATGTCCAGATAGAACTGCCAACCCCAAACCAAACCGATATCGTTCGCGTCCTCGGGATCGACCGGGGCATGAAGAACGTCGCGGTCTGTTCTGACAGTTCCTTCTTCAACGCCCGCACGACCCGTGCCATCAGGGGACGGCACCAGCATCTTCGGGCAGACCTTCAGTCGAAAGGCACTCGATCCGCCAAACGCAAATTGAAACGCCTGAGCGGGCGAGAAAGACGGTTTATGACTGATATCAACCATTGCATCTCGAAACAGATTGCTAATTCCGAGTACACGATCTTCGCGCTCGAAGACCTGTCGAAGATCCGGGTCCAGAAGCGGCGAGGTACAGAGTTCAATCGGAACCTGAATGGCTGGAGTTTCTACCAGCTCGAACAATTCCTCCGGTATAAATCCGAATCGCTTGGCAAGTCCGTGGTTCTCGTGGACGCCCGATACACCTCGCAGAAATGCTCGAAATGCGGGCACGTCTACAAGGGGAACCGTCACGGTTCCCAATTCATCTGCCGTAACTGCGGATTCGAACTCCATGCTGACCTCAACGCTGCTCGGAACATCGCCCACGCCGGTATATCTGGTGTAGGCAGGCTGCCTGTCAACCAGCCGAATGTAGCGTGTCTCTGA
- a CDS encoding DUF3006 domain-containing protein, with amino-acid sequence MKFTVDRIEEGILVLLLRVDEGVKVEIPSVLAPGICEGDIVDLTITKDETETDAAKQRVSSLIEKLKNKK; translated from the coding sequence ATGAAGTTCACAGTCGATCGAATCGAAGAGGGGATCCTGGTCCTCCTCCTCCGCGTGGACGAGGGCGTGAAGGTAGAGATCCCGTCCGTGCTCGCGCCGGGGATCTGCGAGGGCGATATCGTCGACCTCACGATCACCAAGGACGAGACGGAGACGGATGCCGCGAAGCAGCGGGTATCGTCGCTCATCGAGAAGCTGAAGAACAAAAAGTAG